A genome region from Oncorhynchus masou masou isolate Uvic2021 chromosome 14, UVic_Omas_1.1, whole genome shotgun sequence includes the following:
- the LOC135554239 gene encoding ribosomal RNA-processing protein 7 homolog A-like isoform X1: MAPSKTKHANQACVIPGGFTVLSLQFSTDSVAQHKICVKEHRVRAEKTTQRPLDRTLFVLNIPPYCSEGVIKELFSQFGPVQSVELREKPGSFEHSGPKLAKYFTPAQKQGFRVGYIVFQKASSITAVKSHPHDVPLVVSTEQRPVWTGLQKWIHQYKQSFAQPDKLQEAVDTFMQDYDKRKEEVKFSPCISISTHFGISVNIFFLTQEAERQKEEAEEQLEDEEGWVKVTRVKSGTKTRPHSEVSNQKALQKESRKRKRKELMNFYTWQHRNTQKEHIAELRKKFEEDKQRIALLRAQRKFRPY, encoded by the exons ATGGCGCCGTCCAAGACGAAACATGCCAACCAGGCTTGTGTTATTCCAGGAGGTTTTACAG TGCtttctctacagttcagtactgaCAGTGTTGCCCAGCACAAAATATGTGTAAAAGAGCACCGGGTGCGAGCAGAGAAAACCACACAAAGACCCCTGGACAGAACACTGTTTGTCCTTAACATTCCCCCATATTGCTCTGAG gGTGTGATAAAGGAGCTCTTCTCTCAGTTTGGTCCTGTTCAGTCTGTGGAGCTGAGAGAGAAGCCAGGGTCCTTTGAGCACTCAGGACCCAAGCTGGCCAAGTATTTCACACCAGCACAAAAACAG GGGTTCAGAGTGGGTTACATCGTGTTTCAGAAGGCCAGCAGTATTACAGCAGTGAAGTCCCATCCCCATGATGTCCCATTGGTTGTTTCCACAGAGCAGCGACCTGTGTGGACAGGTCTACAGA AATGGATTCATCAGTACAAGCAGTCATTTGCTCAGCCAGACAAACTACAGGAGGCAGTTGACACCTTCATGCAGGATTATgataagagaaaagaagaggtCAAATTCTCCCCCTGTATCTCAATCTCAACTCATTTTGGTATTTCTGTTAACATTTTTTTTCTTACCCAGGAGGCAGAGCGACAAAAGGAGGAGGCTGAGGAGCagctggaggatgaggagggctgggtaaaagTTACCAGGGTTAAAAGCGGGACCAAGACCCGCCCCCACAGTGAGGTATCCAATCAGAAAGCTCTGCAGAAGGAGAGCAGAAAGAGGAAGCGAAAGGAGCTCATGAACTTCTACACCTGGcagcacagaaacacacagaaagaaC ACATCGCTGAACTGAGGAAAAAGTTTGAAGAGGACAAACAGCGAATTGCTTTGCTAAGAGCACAGAGGAAGTTCCGACCTTACTGA
- the LOC135554239 gene encoding ribosomal RNA-processing protein 7 homolog A-like isoform X2 — translation MAPSKTKHANQACVIPGGFTVLSLQFSTDSVAQHKICVKEHRVRAEKTTQRPLDRTLFVLNIPPYCSEGVIKELFSQFGPVQSVELREKPGSFEHSGPKLAKYFTPAQKQGFRVGYIVFQKASSITAVKSHPHDVPLVVSTEQRPVWTGLQKWIHQYKQSFAQPDKLQEAVDTFMQDYDKRKEEEAERQKEEAEEQLEDEEGWVKVTRVKSGTKTRPHSEVSNQKALQKESRKRKRKELMNFYTWQHRNTQKEHIAELRKKFEEDKQRIALLRAQRKFRPY, via the exons ATGGCGCCGTCCAAGACGAAACATGCCAACCAGGCTTGTGTTATTCCAGGAGGTTTTACAG TGCtttctctacagttcagtactgaCAGTGTTGCCCAGCACAAAATATGTGTAAAAGAGCACCGGGTGCGAGCAGAGAAAACCACACAAAGACCCCTGGACAGAACACTGTTTGTCCTTAACATTCCCCCATATTGCTCTGAG gGTGTGATAAAGGAGCTCTTCTCTCAGTTTGGTCCTGTTCAGTCTGTGGAGCTGAGAGAGAAGCCAGGGTCCTTTGAGCACTCAGGACCCAAGCTGGCCAAGTATTTCACACCAGCACAAAAACAG GGGTTCAGAGTGGGTTACATCGTGTTTCAGAAGGCCAGCAGTATTACAGCAGTGAAGTCCCATCCCCATGATGTCCCATTGGTTGTTTCCACAGAGCAGCGACCTGTGTGGACAGGTCTACAGA AATGGATTCATCAGTACAAGCAGTCATTTGCTCAGCCAGACAAACTACAGGAGGCAGTTGACACCTTCATGCAGGATTATgataagagaaaagaagag GAGGCAGAGCGACAAAAGGAGGAGGCTGAGGAGCagctggaggatgaggagggctgggtaaaagTTACCAGGGTTAAAAGCGGGACCAAGACCCGCCCCCACAGTGAGGTATCCAATCAGAAAGCTCTGCAGAAGGAGAGCAGAAAGAGGAAGCGAAAGGAGCTCATGAACTTCTACACCTGGcagcacagaaacacacagaaagaaC ACATCGCTGAACTGAGGAAAAAGTTTGAAGAGGACAAACAGCGAATTGCTTTGCTAAGAGCACAGAGGAAGTTCCGACCTTACTGA